A genomic segment from Elusimicrobiota bacterium encodes:
- a CDS encoding MoaD family protein: MITVQVYTTLKEKLKTGKIELETLNVADALKKLEKQFGAAFRNELYDGKKLKNYYIFLHNGKAIDHKKVAKEKLKDGDTLHIFPPIAGG, from the coding sequence ATGATTACCGTGCAGGTCTATACAACATTAAAAGAAAAACTTAAAACTGGAAAAATTGAACTTGAAACACTCAATGTTGCTGATGCATTAAAAAAATTGGAAAAACAATTTGGTGCAGCGTTTAGGAATGAGCTCTATGACGGCAAAAAACTGAAAAATTATTACATATTTTTGCATAACGGTAAAGCAATAGACCATAAAAAAGTCGCAAAAGAGAAACTGAAAGATGGCGATACTTTACACATATTCCCACCAATTGCAGGAGGCTAG
- a CDS encoding 4Fe-4S dicluster domain-containing protein, with translation MKRLSVDALKCVGCLDCELVCAMKHFKTHSRGLSAISCIKFDEISRDVPVICQQCEKPACMAVCPVGAISANSQTGAKIVDFSLCIGCRMCVSACPFGAIFWNDAEKKPIKCDLCDGEPECVKICPSEAIVYTEETKMELKKRREVISKIHELLNLIVSK, from the coding sequence ATGAAACGGTTATCAGTAGATGCATTAAAATGTGTTGGATGTCTGGATTGCGAACTAGTATGTGCTATGAAACATTTTAAGACGCACTCACGCGGGCTTTCTGCAATTTCCTGTATTAAGTTTGACGAAATTTCGCGTGATGTGCCAGTTATCTGCCAGCAATGTGAGAAACCTGCTTGTATGGCTGTCTGTCCCGTCGGTGCAATTTCTGCTAATTCTCAAACAGGTGCAAAAATTGTTGATTTTTCTCTGTGTATCGGTTGTCGGATGTGTGTTTCTGCGTGTCCGTTTGGTGCAATTTTCTGGAATGATGCTGAAAAAAAACCGATTAAATGTGATCTGTGTGACGGCGAGCCGGAATGTGTAAAAATTTGTCCGTCAGAAGCAATTGTTTATACTGAAGAAACAAAAATGGAATTGAAAAAAAGAAGGGAAGTAATATCAAAAATCCACGAATTGTTAAACTTAATTGTAAGTAAATAA
- a CDS encoding HEAT repeat domain-containing protein, with the protein MFKIKGKRLKVKINGLVLLTCLLAYSLTCCLYAETKKNATTKASPKYETKKSTATTKPDTSANIEKLKDKNWIIRRNAAITLGTEKNKKAVVPLINLLKDNNTEVRRCAAIALGEIGDKKAVPHLIKALNDTDGGMIIDSASSLGKLNDPSAIDGLLKLLSDGRPVIRITGLKALFSFKDDIKISSAVISCINDEAEGVRILAIQQAASLKLKSAIPNLIKNLSDVNLKVKVETIKALGEIGDKSTIEPLKKILVTEDEIPEVIELIEQTISKLEESGVKKSEKEDHNETK; encoded by the coding sequence ATGTTCAAAATTAAAGGTAAAAGGTTAAAGGTTAAAATTAATGGTTTGGTTTTACTTACTTGCTTACTTGCTTACTCGCTCACTTGCTGTCTTTATGCCGAAACAAAAAAAAATGCAACCACAAAAGCATCACCTAAATATGAAACAAAAAAATCAACTGCGACTACAAAACCTGATACATCAGCAAATATTGAAAAACTTAAAGATAAAAATTGGATAATCCGCAGAAACGCAGCAATAACTCTGGGTACTGAAAAGAATAAAAAAGCAGTTGTGCCGTTAATCAATTTGCTTAAAGATAATAATACCGAAGTTCGTAGATGTGCAGCAATTGCACTCGGCGAGATTGGTGATAAAAAAGCAGTTCCACACCTCATAAAAGCGCTTAATGATACTGATGGTGGAATGATTATTGATAGCGCCAGTTCGCTCGGTAAATTAAACGACCCATCAGCAATTGATGGTCTCCTGAAACTTCTTTCTGATGGTAGACCTGTTATAAGAATCACTGGACTTAAAGCATTATTTTCCTTTAAGGATGATATTAAAATCTCATCAGCAGTTATCAGTTGCATAAATGACGAGGCGGAAGGTGTGCGGATTCTCGCAATTCAACAGGCAGCTTCACTCAAATTAAAGTCAGCAATCCCGAATTTAATAAAGAATCTTTCTGATGTTAATCTAAAAGTTAAAGTTGAAACAATAAAGGCACTTGGCGAAATTGGTGATAAATCTACAATTGAACCACTCAAGAAAATACTTGTAACTGAAGATGAAATCCCAGAAGTAATTGAATTGATAGAACAAACAATCTCAAAATTGGAAGAGAGTGGAGTAAAAAAATCTGAAAAGGAAGACCACAACGAAACAAAATGA
- a CDS encoding 8-oxoguanine deaminase, whose translation MKKNILIKNAKLIVQMDNKKTKIPNGNIYIEDNEIKFVGKQLPSTLYPLPSTCTIIDASKCIVLPGFVNTHHHLYQTLYRNIPKVQNAELFDWIKYLYTVWRNITPDAVYTAALVGLGELLLTGCTTSSDQFYIYPKNQPKDLLDFEIKAAQQIGIRFHPARGSMSRGQSKGGLPPDDVVQTEDEILKDSERLIDKYHNPEKFSMCQIALSPCSPFSVTTDLLTETVKLARQKKVHCHTHIAETIDEEQFCIETHNLRPLAYMEQVGWLGQDVWFAHCIHLNDTEIKLLGKTETGVAHCPVSNLRLCSGIASVGKMIDANVPVSLAVDGSASNDSSNMLRELKTCHMVQRLKSGVKSISAEDILWLATRGGAKVLGRDDIGSIEVAKSADIVLFDVEKIGYAGGIHDILASLLFCGDSDIADTVIVNGKIVVKNGKLMNIDENLLYQKANKLARKMVG comes from the coding sequence ATGAAAAAAAATATTCTAATCAAGAATGCAAAACTTATTGTCCAAATGGATAACAAAAAAACAAAAATTCCTAATGGTAATATCTATATTGAAGACAACGAAATTAAATTCGTCGGCAAGCAGTTACCCTCTACCCTCTACCCTCTACCCTCTACCTGCACTATTATTGACGCTTCTAAATGTATTGTCCTGCCAGGATTTGTCAATACCCACCATCATCTTTATCAAACACTCTACAGAAATATCCCAAAAGTCCAAAATGCAGAACTGTTTGACTGGATAAAATATCTTTATACCGTCTGGCGAAATATAACGCCTGATGCGGTTTATACAGCCGCACTCGTTGGCTTGGGTGAACTTTTATTGACGGGTTGTACTACATCGTCAGACCAGTTTTATATTTATCCTAAAAACCAGCCGAAAGATTTGCTGGATTTTGAAATTAAAGCTGCACAACAAATCGGGATAAGATTCCATCCTGCTCGCGGCTCAATGTCCAGAGGTCAATCAAAAGGCGGGCTTCCACCAGACGATGTTGTTCAGACGGAAGATGAGATTCTGAAAGATTCCGAGCGCCTGATTGATAAATATCATAATCCGGAAAAATTTTCTATGTGTCAGATAGCGCTTTCACCTTGTTCACCTTTTTCGGTTACTACTGACTTGTTAACAGAAACGGTAAAACTCGCACGACAAAAAAAAGTGCACTGCCATACGCACATCGCAGAAACAATTGACGAAGAGCAGTTCTGTATTGAAACACATAATTTGAGACCGCTGGCATATATGGAACAAGTCGGCTGGCTTGGACAGGATGTATGGTTCGCACACTGCATTCATCTTAACGATACTGAAATAAAATTATTAGGCAAAACAGAAACAGGTGTTGCACACTGCCCGGTTTCTAACCTTCGGCTGTGTAGCGGTATCGCATCTGTTGGAAAAATGATTGACGCTAATGTTCCTGTATCACTCGCAGTTGATGGGTCTGCATCAAATGATTCTTCAAATATGTTGAGAGAACTTAAAACATGTCATATGGTTCAGCGTCTGAAATCCGGTGTAAAATCAATATCTGCCGAAGATATTTTGTGGTTGGCGACTCGCGGTGGTGCAAAAGTTTTAGGCAGAGACGATATCGGTTCAATAGAGGTTGCTAAATCTGCCGATATTGTTCTGTTTGATGTAGAAAAAATCGGATACGCCGGCGGGATACATGATATTCTGGCATCTTTACTTTTTTGCGGAGATTCGGATATTGCCGATACAGTGATTGTTAACGGTAAAATAGTTGTTAAAAATGGCAAACTTATGAATATTGACGAAAATCTACTCTATCAAAAAGCAAATAAACTTGCCAGAAAAATGGTTGGTTAA
- a CDS encoding tetratricopeptide repeat protein, with protein sequence MKDNRCFLLLAAYFILVTYLYAQSSLDELYNSALKQFQDGNYKSAIELFDLVISTATKGGNKRDKGGEGGDKNILRKAYLTKADALSELLELDSALKEYRRIIEKFPNTNESLKAKLGIGLVYYKKNNYETARAHFLNYIKKYPDTRITDDAQYWLGMLHFKNKNFRKAAVSFTALVQNYPKSNYAAEGWLRLGDCYYNLPLKKYKQARNSYRKVLTKYPDSPQAEFALYNIGRTYDSEGSVYDAISIYVQFVEKYPKSKLSPEITYRVASYFYKKKKYEKAANYFEQIVINFPESELLEDASFMYSKTLYKQGAKTDAANSFQKFIATYPLNKNNIEAILYIGNYYLDSGDYQNAISNYEKGLMAEISDTEIIAMLRYNCALAYQKISDTITAEKYFAEILYRYPKSLAAAKMYLQRGVDLERAGDYFAAIENYELAATISKNKNIQKNGSVDYGIEDDVGALAQKKAADCFFIQKKYKEAAREYLKVVYLFNDSELVAESHFMSARASEEIGYVKEAKQNYEIVKKKYANTEWAKKSTERLQEINKK encoded by the coding sequence ATGAAGGATAATCGTTGTTTCTTGCTTCTCGCCGCTTATTTCATACTCGTTACTTATCTTTATGCCCAGTCATCACTTGACGAACTGTATAATTCAGCACTAAAACAATTCCAGGATGGCAACTACAAATCCGCAATTGAGTTGTTTGATTTGGTAATTTCAACTGCGACAAAAGGGGGAAATAAAAGGGATAAGGGTGGTGAAGGTGGTGATAAAAATATTCTGCGTAAAGCATATCTCACCAAAGCGGATGCGCTTTCTGAACTTTTAGAGTTAGATTCAGCACTTAAAGAATACCGGCGGATAATAGAAAAATTTCCTAATACTAATGAATCACTAAAAGCAAAATTGGGTATCGGGCTGGTGTATTACAAAAAGAATAACTACGAAACTGCACGAGCACATTTCTTGAATTATATAAAAAAATATCCGGATACCAGAATAACAGACGATGCACAGTACTGGCTTGGGATGCTGCATTTTAAGAATAAAAATTTCAGAAAAGCAGCTGTCTCATTTACTGCGCTTGTTCAGAATTATCCTAAATCAAATTATGCTGCTGAAGGCTGGCTTCGGCTCGGTGATTGTTATTACAACCTTCCATTGAAAAAGTATAAACAGGCAAGAAATTCATATAGAAAGGTTCTAACAAAATATCCTGATAGCCCACAGGCAGAGTTTGCACTTTATAATATTGGCAGAACATATGATTCAGAAGGTTCTGTATATGATGCTATTTCTATCTATGTGCAATTTGTAGAAAAATATCCAAAATCAAAATTGTCGCCAGAAATTACATATCGGGTTGCGAGCTATTTTTATAAAAAGAAAAAATACGAAAAAGCAGCAAATTATTTTGAACAAATTGTCATAAACTTTCCAGAAAGTGAACTTTTAGAAGATGCCAGTTTTATGTATTCCAAAACACTCTATAAGCAGGGTGCTAAGACGGATGCCGCCAATTCATTCCAAAAATTTATCGCTACATATCCGCTAAACAAAAACAATATAGAAGCCATACTTTATATCGGTAATTATTATCTGGATTCAGGCGATTACCAGAATGCAATTAGTAATTATGAAAAAGGGCTAATGGCTGAGATAAGTGATACTGAAATTATAGCGATGTTGAGATATAATTGCGCACTTGCATACCAAAAAATCAGTGATACTATTACCGCTGAAAAGTATTTTGCTGAAATCCTGTATCGGTATCCTAAATCACTCGCAGCTGCGAAAATGTATTTACAGCGTGGGGTTGATTTGGAACGGGCTGGCGATTATTTCGCAGCAATTGAAAATTACGAACTTGCTGCTACAATATCAAAAAATAAAAATATCCAGAAAAATGGCTCGGTTGATTATGGCATAGAAGACGATGTGGGCGCATTAGCACAGAAAAAAGCAGCGGATTGTTTCTTTATACAGAAAAAGTATAAAGAAGCAGCCCGCGAATACTTAAAAGTAGTGTATTTGTTTAACGACTCAGAACTTGTTGCGGAATCGCATTTTATGTCCGCGAGGGCATCCGAAGAGATTGGTTATGTAAAAGAGGCAAAACAGAATTATGAAATTGTGAAAAAAAAGTACGCCAATACCGAATGGGCAAAAAAATCAACTGAAAGACTACAGGAGATAAATAAGAAATAA
- a CDS encoding aldehyde ferredoxin oxidoreductase family protein codes for MFAKKGYCGNVLRVNLSNRKVTKEPLDDFVVRNYIGGNGFSAYYLYKELKGGENPLGEKNKIIIGTGPLTGTLWPSSGRFTMGAKSPLTGFWGEANSGGFFGAELKYAGYDCMIIEGKAEKPVYIEIEDENITLNAAKNLWGKDTKTVTLELQKNDKEKQVLCIGIAGENLVRYACVMSNLHRAFGRSGLGAVWGSKNLKAITVRGTGRVDIHDYEKFFELAKEGHQRIQTDPRARNMFKYGTNLLVSAKQAIGEFVTKNHSTGVFEGAEKLAAERLAEEFHGRPRACFGCTNACKEVYITSPNNPYQPNLTTEGPEYEGTAFFGSNLGIDDYDTILYVADLCNKYGVDQISCGNVIGFLYECYEKGIVSKKDCDGLDCSWGSKNTVVKLVEKICRRNGIGDLLAEGVKRAAKKIGKGAEKYAMHVKGQEISGQDGRTHRSVALTHAVGARGADHLRSLVTVDQLGYKEAAGKRYYKLLENKSAKEKEKILNDLCNPYSEKYKAFAVKTTEDVFAIRDALVVCWYTCGWPPIFWIDDFAKVLPLVTGEQMFASVEELIKIGERQVNAKRLFNLREGLTAKDDTLPKRFTDEPMPEGPGKGQVANLKIMLDEYYKLREWDIKTGKITDKKLKELELRKDE; via the coding sequence ATGTTTGCCAAAAAGGGTTATTGTGGAAACGTTTTAAGAGTGAATCTATCAAACAGAAAAGTTACAAAAGAGCCTTTGGATGATTTTGTCGTCAGAAATTATATAGGTGGCAACGGATTTTCAGCATATTATCTTTACAAAGAACTTAAAGGTGGCGAAAACCCGCTTGGTGAAAAAAATAAAATAATTATCGGAACAGGTCCTTTGACTGGCACACTATGGCCTTCATCGGGTAGATTCACTATGGGTGCGAAATCGCCTTTAACGGGCTTCTGGGGTGAAGCGAATTCAGGCGGGTTCTTTGGTGCTGAATTAAAATATGCTGGTTACGATTGTATGATTATAGAAGGGAAAGCAGAAAAACCTGTGTATATTGAAATAGAAGATGAAAATATCACTCTGAATGCTGCGAAGAATCTCTGGGGCAAAGATACAAAAACAGTAACGCTTGAACTTCAAAAAAATGACAAAGAAAAACAGGTTTTGTGTATCGGAATTGCTGGTGAAAACCTTGTCCGATATGCCTGTGTGATGAGCAATCTTCATCGTGCATTTGGTAGAAGCGGGCTTGGTGCTGTATGGGGTAGTAAAAATCTTAAAGCGATAACTGTTCGTGGTACAGGCAGAGTTGATATTCACGATTACGAAAAATTTTTTGAACTTGCAAAAGAAGGACACCAACGAATCCAAACAGACCCGCGGGCACGAAATATGTTCAAATACGGTACCAACCTGCTTGTTTCTGCAAAACAGGCAATTGGCGAGTTTGTGACAAAAAATCATTCAACGGGTGTTTTTGAAGGTGCTGAAAAACTCGCAGCAGAACGGCTTGCAGAAGAATTTCACGGCAGACCTCGTGCATGTTTCGGTTGCACTAATGCATGTAAAGAGGTTTATATTACCTCACCAAACAATCCCTATCAGCCGAATTTAACGACGGAAGGACCTGAATATGAAGGCACCGCATTTTTCGGTTCTAATCTCGGGATTGATGATTACGATACGATTTTATATGTTGCTGATTTGTGTAATAAATACGGTGTTGACCAGATTTCATGTGGGAATGTAATCGGATTTTTGTATGAATGCTACGAGAAAGGGATTGTTTCAAAAAAGGATTGTGATGGACTTGATTGCTCGTGGGGAAGTAAAAATACTGTTGTTAAACTTGTAGAAAAAATCTGTCGTCGGAATGGGATAGGCGATTTGCTCGCAGAAGGCGTAAAACGTGCTGCAAAAAAAATTGGGAAAGGTGCTGAAAAATATGCGATGCATGTCAAGGGTCAAGAAATTTCAGGTCAGGATGGAAGGACTCATCGCTCTGTTGCGTTGACTCATGCAGTTGGTGCACGCGGTGCAGACCATCTTCGTTCGCTTGTTACAGTTGACCAGTTAGGCTATAAAGAAGCAGCAGGAAAAAGATACTACAAACTTTTAGAAAATAAATCAGCGAAAGAAAAAGAAAAAATCTTAAATGACTTGTGTAATCCATATTCTGAAAAATATAAAGCATTCGCAGTAAAAACAACAGAGGATGTATTTGCAATTCGCGATGCATTGGTTGTCTGCTGGTATACCTGTGGCTGGCCACCGATTTTCTGGATTGATGATTTCGCAAAAGTTTTACCATTAGTAACAGGCGAACAAATGTTCGCATCTGTTGAAGAGTTAATAAAAATCGGTGAAAGACAAGTAAATGCAAAACGGCTGTTTAATTTAAGAGAAGGATTGACTGCAAA